In the genome of Chryseobacterium sp. 52, the window AAAAGTCAGCCTGGTGTTCCTATTTTCTGCTCATACTCTTATTTAAAGGATAATTCTCCGGTAAAAACAACCTTTAAATTTGATATTAAAAATCCACCGGTTTATGTAAAACTTGTGAAAGAAAATATCACCACCGGCCGTAACAGGAATGTGGACCTAAAACTGCATTTCTATTCCAGTAAGAGCCAGACCAATACGATTGCGCATCCGGCTATCCGCTTTGTGATTAATAAAATATCAAGAGTAGGGAAAAAAAATAACGGTTTGTATGGACCATTCACCTACACAACCACCAATGAGCCAATTATTCTTCAAAATGCCGGAATGAATATTAATATGAGCCTTCCTAATCAGGTCCTGTCCCGTGAAAGCGGGCCTTGTATGCCAAGAGGGAGATTCGGCTGTGAAGTTGTTCCCACCTATGAAGAAGATGTGGAATACAGTCTCGCTCCAAGTGATAAGTACAATTATATTGTTATTGACTAAAAAGTCAGCTTAACAGATGTATAATCATATGAGTGAATATTCTTATTATGATTTAATCTGAACAGAAACTCCCCGGACTTCGTCCGGGGAGTTTTGTTTATTTATCTTTTTTCACAAATACTTTCTGAATGGTCAGAAGTTCCTGTTTACTCATTTTTGAACTTTTTTCCAGCTTAGCCAGAAATGAGGAAACTTCCTCTGGTGTTGCTGGTGATCCTAAATTGTCCCCTTTACTGTCAAAGGAATCGGCAAGCACTTCACCTTTTGGATTTAATACCAGCCAGAAAGGAAGTCCGGCATTTTCTCCTTTGTATTTATTCATGAGTTCCTGTCCGCCGGGATTTTCAAGTTTTTTCTTTTCTCCTCTTTCCTGAACATCGATGTAGGTCGTTACAAATTTCTTATCAAAAATAGGCTTGGTTTCGGGAAGGTTCATATTTTTTTCCATCAGCTTGCACCAGCCGCACCATGAAGCATGGAATACCAGCAAAACGTTTTTCTTTTGGGCTTTAGCTTCGGTAAGGGCTTTGTTCAATTCTATATCTGCCTTTTCCTGGGCAGCGTTCAACTGGAAAAGAAATAATGAGGCAACAAGGATTACTTTTAAAAGTTTCATTTAAATTTTGTTTGGGGTTTACTGATACGAATTTAACTATTTTTCCTGTGATATCTTTTACTTATCCTTTCATGCTAATACTTAATTTACCAAGAAAAATGTATATGAATAATAATTCATTATTTACAAACAATACAAAGTTTTTATGATTAATACTTTGAGCCTTTATATAAAAAAACGGCTTCTATTATTGAAGCCGTTTTTTTTATTTCTCCTGAAAAACTATTTTTTTAAATCTGCTTTTACATCTTTATAACCATCTGCAACTGCATCTGCACCTTTTACAGCGGTCTTTTTAACGCTTTTCGCACCTTTGGTTGCTGTTTTACCAACCCATTTTGTGCCTTTTTTAACACCTTTTTTTGTAGCTTTAGTTCCTTTCTGAGCTTTGTCTCCCACCCATTCTGCACCATTTTTAACTCCTTTTTCTGTTGCTTTTGCCCCTTTTTCAATGGCAGTGCCTACATTTTTCGCTTCTTGTTTTACCGTTTCCTGGGCGTGAACAGCTGTTGCAAATAAACCGAACGCTAATAAGGTCAATACATTCTTTTTCATCTCGTCTTTTTTTAAGTTAGTTTGATCAATATAACATAAAGCAAGCCAAACTTATATCATCAGCTCCTCCAATGTTCAAAACTATCACTTCAGAACAGTTTCATCCGCTGAAATGCGTTGAAAGGAAATTAAAGGCTTTTTCTTCTGTAAGATATCTAATAAAGTCTGAACTGAAAACGTCAGAATAATATAAAGCAGTATAAGCATTAAAACAGATCCAATTCCATTTTGTCTGTATCCGAAAATACCTTTGCCCCAGGAAATTAATATCCATTGGATCATATACATTGATGTCAGATTTTTGCTGCAGTATTTTAGAATTCTGATCAATCCGTTTTCTTTAATATTTGAGGTAATTCTGAAAATAGCCCATAGAAAAAACAGGGTCCATCCAGCAAAGTAAATAACACCTCCTGGACCCATATGGTAAAAACCATTGTAATTATATTCACCATATAAAAATACTAAAGGAGCACCAATAGCTATGAACACCAATCCTACATACAGCATATTCCTGAATAACTTCTTACTGTCATGGTTCAACTCCAGAAACCACTTTCCGAAAAACATCCCGATGATAATAAAAGACATCCACGGAAAAACCGGAAAATAGATATAAGCAGGATAATCATTACTGAAAAAAAGATCTGAGATGTAATTGACAACAGGATAATCTATATTAATTCCGCTAACTTCTCTTGAAACCAACGCGATCAACAATCCTATAGCCAGAATACCATATTTATTTTTTACATATTCCCTGATAAAACCAACAAACAGTAAGGAAATTCCCGCCAACTGTAAGATATCCCCCAGCATAACCAGGTACATATACTGTTGCTCTATCGGGCCGTGCCATCCATATTTCTGAATAAAATGATCGGGAGCGAAACCCAAAACAGCAGGAATAATAAATTTCATAAAATTCATGAAAAAAGCGGCTAACAAAAGTAAACCACCGCGTTGTATTGAGCTTTTAAGACTCTGATGACTGGAAGTCATAAATGTGATTCCCATACAGATGAGAAAAATAGACGTTCCTCTGCCCAGAAAGACAATAAAACTCCCAATAACGGTATCTGACTGCGATTTCACATTCGCATAAATGAGTAAGGTATGGATGATGATCATTCCAATGACACTCATTCCTTTTATTAAATCCAGTGCTGCAATTCTTTTACTTTTCTGTTCCATAGTTTTTTTAAGTTTTTAATAGAGCTACAAATCGGATCGCGAATAATTGATTGAGATTATCCGATTACCGTTTTGCGGGAATACATATTGAGTTTTTAATATTAATATTTATTTATTCTAAATAAAAACAAATATACATATTAAAAGTAAACAAAGATTTATTTCATTTATAAATTATCATGAATTTCAATTAACAATTCTCAAACTATTCTCCTCATACAGACCGGAAAAACAACAGAAACAAGCACTAGCTTTCACTTCAAAAAACCATCAGTAAAGATGTATTACAATAAAAAGCCGCAGTAAAACAATGTTTTACTGCGGCTGTATCATTTAATGTAAGGGGTACTTACAAACTATTTACTTTACTTCTTCGAAGTCAGCATCCTGTACATCATCCGCTGCACCTGCATTACCTCCAGGGTTTTGACCTGCTCCTGCATTTGCACCTTCAGCCTGTTGTCCTGCTGCATACATTTCTTCTGAAGCTGCCATCCAAGCTGCATCTAAAGCTTCTGTTTTAGCTTTCACATCATCAACATTTTTAGCTTCGAAAGCGATCTTCAATTCTCCGTGAGCGGCTTCAACTGCTGCTTTTTTGTCAGCAGATAATTTGTCACCGAATTCTTTCAACTGCTTTTCAGTCTGGAAGATCAATCCGTCAGCTTTGTTGAAGACCTCAACTTCTTCTTTTCTCTTAGCATCTGCTACAGAGTTTTCCTGAGCTTCTTTCTTCATTCTTTCGATTTCTTCGTCAGAAAGACCTGAAGACGCCTGAATTTTGATCGTTTGTTCTTTTCCTGTCCCTTTATCTTTAGCAGAAACGCTTAAGATACCGTTAGCATCAATATCGAAAGTTACTTCGATCTGAGGAACTCCTCTTGGTGCTGGTGGAATATCTGCAAGATCAAATCTTCCGATCTCTTTGTTATCGTTGAACATTGATCTTTCTCCCTGTCCTACTCTGATGCTTACAGCCGGCTGGTTGTCAGAAGCTGTAGAGAATACTTCAGATTTTTTAGTTGGGATCGTTGTGTTTGCTTCAATTAATTTAGTGAAAACAGAACCCATTGTTTCGATACCTAGAGAAAGCGGTGTAACGTCAAGAAGCAATACATCTTTTACGTCTCCTGTCAATACTCCTCCCTGAATAGCAGCTCCAACAGCAACTACCTCATCCGGGTTAACTCCTTTTGAAGGTTTTTTACCGAAGAATTTTTCTACTTCTTCCTGAATGATCGGGATTCTTGTAGAACCACCTACCAAGATTACTTCGTCAATTTCAGAAGTTGATAAACCTGCATCTTTCAATGCTTTTGCTACCGGCTCCATAGATCTTCTTACAAGATCAGAAGCTAATTGCTCGAATTTAGCTTTAGTTAAGGACTTTACTAAGTGTTTAGGACCTGTAGCTGTAGCCGTGATATAAGGTAAGTTGATTTCAGTTTGTGCAGAAGAAGACAATTCAATTTTTGCTTTTTCAGCAGCTTCTTTTAATCTCTGAAGTGCAATAGCATCAGTTTTTAATTCTACTCCTTCTTCAGCTTTAAACTCGTCTGCCATCCAGTTGATGATCACATCATCAAAGTCATCTCCTCCTAAGTGAGTATCACCGTTAGTAGACAATACTTCGAATACACCATCTCCTAAATCAAGGATAGAGATATCGAAAGTACCTCCTCCAAGGTCATATACAGCGATCTTCTGATCTTTGTGGCTTTTATCCAAACCGTAAGCTAATGCTGCAGCTGTAGGCTCGTTGATGATTCTTTCTACGATAAGACCTGCAATTTCTCCAGCTTCTTTAGTAGCTTGTCTCTGTGCATCGTTGAAATAAGCAGGAACAGTGATTACCGCTCTTGTTACTTCCTGTCCAAGATAATCTTCAGCAGTTTTCTTCATTTTCTGAAGCGTCATTGCAGAAATTTCCTGTGGTGTATATTCTCTGTCGTCGATTTTTACTTTTACTGTATCGTTCGGTCCAGCTACTACTTCATAAGGTACTCTTGAGATTTCTTTAGCATCTTCTTTAAAATGAGTTCCAATAAATCTTTTGATAGAGTATACCGTTTTCTTTGGATTCGTCACAGCCTGTCTTTTTGCAGGATCCCCTACTTTTCTTTCACCATCTTCTGTAAATGCTACAATAGACGGAGTCGTTCTTTTACCTTCTGCGTTAGGGATAACAACAGGGTCTTTCCCTTCCATTACAGCAACACAAGAGTT includes:
- a CDS encoding thioredoxin family protein; protein product: MKLLKVILVASLFLFQLNAAQEKADIELNKALTEAKAQKKNVLLVFHASWCGWCKLMEKNMNLPETKPIFDKKFVTTYIDVQERGEKKKLENPGGQELMNKYKGENAGLPFWLVLNPKGEVLADSFDSKGDNLGSPATPEEVSSFLAKLEKSSKMSKQELLTIQKVFVKKDK
- a CDS encoding heparan-alpha-glucosaminide N-acetyltransferase domain-containing protein, translating into MEQKSKRIAALDLIKGMSVIGMIIIHTLLIYANVKSQSDTVIGSFIVFLGRGTSIFLICMGITFMTSSHQSLKSSIQRGGLLLLAAFFMNFMKFIIPAVLGFAPDHFIQKYGWHGPIEQQYMYLVMLGDILQLAGISLLFVGFIREYVKNKYGILAIGLLIALVSREVSGINIDYPVVNYISDLFFSNDYPAYIYFPVFPWMSFIIIGMFFGKWFLELNHDSKKLFRNMLYVGLVFIAIGAPLVFLYGEYNYNGFYHMGPGGVIYFAGWTLFFLWAIFRITSNIKENGLIRILKYCSKNLTSMYMIQWILISWGKGIFGYRQNGIGSVLMLILLYIILTFSVQTLLDILQKKKPLISFQRISADETVLK
- the dnaK gene encoding molecular chaperone DnaK, which gives rise to MSKIIGIDLGTTNSCVAVMEGKDPVVIPNAEGKRTTPSIVAFTEDGERKVGDPAKRQAVTNPKKTVYSIKRFIGTHFKEDAKEISRVPYEVVAGPNDTVKVKIDDREYTPQEISAMTLQKMKKTAEDYLGQEVTRAVITVPAYFNDAQRQATKEAGEIAGLIVERIINEPTAAALAYGLDKSHKDQKIAVYDLGGGTFDISILDLGDGVFEVLSTNGDTHLGGDDFDDVIINWMADEFKAEEGVELKTDAIALQRLKEAAEKAKIELSSSAQTEINLPYITATATGPKHLVKSLTKAKFEQLASDLVRRSMEPVAKALKDAGLSTSEIDEVILVGGSTRIPIIQEEVEKFFGKKPSKGVNPDEVVAVGAAIQGGVLTGDVKDVLLLDVTPLSLGIETMGSVFTKLIEANTTIPTKKSEVFSTASDNQPAVSIRVGQGERSMFNDNKEIGRFDLADIPPAPRGVPQIEVTFDIDANGILSVSAKDKGTGKEQTIKIQASSGLSDEEIERMKKEAQENSVADAKRKEEVEVFNKADGLIFQTEKQLKEFGDKLSADKKAAVEAAHGELKIAFEAKNVDDVKAKTEALDAAWMAASEEMYAAGQQAEGANAGAGQNPGGNAGAADDVQDADFEEVK